Within the Syngnathoides biaculeatus isolate LvHL_M chromosome 13, ASM1980259v1, whole genome shotgun sequence genome, the region GGGATGAAGTTCTTGCACAAGTATGCACACCCTCTCCTCACTCAGGCTGCGTGGATGTTGAGAATGATTCCGTCTCGTGTCACAAAGGAGCGGATGCAGAACCTCGGAATACGTGAAGTTACCCgacttgactttttcttttgcttacaAGAAGCCTTGAAGGTTCTGCAAAACACGCCGCTGTCCTCGGCATACTTTGCTTGTAGGcattaaagatgttttttgttttttagactAAAACCAGTGCATGTATTCACCCTTGAATACTTTTGacactgaaaatttcaattaaaacaataacctgGGTGTGAACGGACATCTTTCTTTCTGACATTGACGTATTAAACCATCCGTGTCACGCCTACTACTTATTGTACTGGCCTGGTACGAATACTTGCCGATGAGCGCTGCTGTCGTATTTGCGCCCTGAGTACCTTCAGCGCAGGTTGCCTCAGGCACATGTTGCCACACGCGTTCGCGAGCTTTTGAGTGCGTTTTTGCATCTTGCCCATCGCCCGGCCACAGAACTTGCCCGAAATTCCTTCAGTGGTGTGTCTCATTTGTTGCGCTTCGTGGCAATTTCACTACTGCGTTGCATTTTCTCCACGCGATGACGACGAGCCTCGCTGGTGTTCGATGTCATATTCTTCTATATCCACAAATCCTTTTGCGCTTTTCTCCCGGCTGATATACCTTTTGAACGTCGACATTTTTCTGATCTTCTGTGGGTTGCGCTACGCGGCTACAAAAATGTCGGGAAAAGCCGACTGGAACAACCGAAAGATGATTTGGGATCGATCAGAGGCACTTTACATGCGTTTCGACTCCCACGTCGAATGCGAGTGGGTGTCCAAAACTCCCCCCCCCGGATGATTTGTCAGAGTTTCAGTTTTCAGCCTCTGGGCAAAGCGGAGTACTTTTTATCTGAAGTCGAGCGCAGCTGTGGCTGGGACCAATGAGAGGGCATAAAGTTGCCATTATTAGCTGCCACCGTATCGCTTGGTGTGCTCAGTTCCACCAAAAGCTTTCCAATGCGTTCGAGGTAAGAAGGGTCGTGCCAGCGATTCCCAGAGCAGTGCAGCTCTAAAAGTCTCCTCCTTTTGTTTTATTCCACTTTACTTTGCTGTGCACATGTTCGTAATGGTGCCCCCGGGCCGTTTTACAACACTAAGCATGCACAAATACTGCACGTATTTGACGACGGAGAGGTAAAGTTTGAGTCTTTGCAATTTGGGCCCGGGACCAAATTGCTCGTAAGTGCCGACGCAGATCCAGTGGAGGAGGTCGGCGTGTAAACGCACGCGAGCGCTCGCTTCAATTGAGACATAACAAATTGCACTTTTTGAAGACTTCTGGAAGGTGCTTCTGTGTATAAATCATGTCCAAGTCATCAGTTTGGAACAACGTGAAGAAAAGAGCAGAGGACGTCGCTCCAAAAATTGCAGCACTGAAAAGTGAATCTGACAAGTTGGCCGCGTGAGGGCCAACCCGTCATCATGTCTGCTGTGGACAAGTCTTAAAAATTcagtttccttctttttttcccacgaTGAGCTCATATTTTGTGCTACTTCAGGGCAGTCCAGAGGTGGGTTTTAAGACAGCCGCAGACGTTTCCCTGACAGCCTGCAAACGCGTAGCAGTTGGCAATTAGACTCGCGTTAGTGGAAATCGCGGCACCTTTAACCAAGACACTTTTGATACAGCAGAAACATTTTCAGATTTCTGTGCGACAGGTTTCGTCTGGCTTTAAAAACGTGTTTGACAATAAATAATACGCAACAATTGGCTTCACAAACTTTGACAGAATTTCATAATCCCCACTCGTCTTTATAACAAGCTTTCCTGCAGGTTAGGgcccaaaatttcaaaagaagaaaaataaatggaagagGAATTATGAAAAGAAGCCCGATTTAGGATGGTCTGAGCTGAGCGCTCCTTGTGATGACTGCGCACGTCTTACGaacgggggaactctgggtatgaAGCAGACGCtaactgggaaatcccccagtGTCAtaattccccttcttctacttagagggagctaacatacacgatatcctaacctaaccttaaaacaaaagttgattaaaaaaagacatacacgTATACGtccgttcgctgtgttcgtctccGAGTGGCAcctgttgaagcatggatggggatgctTCAGACTGGctcaaagtttacaaaacgtACGCGCATGCACTTTGGTCGCACCGGCGAGGAAGTGACGTCTGCCCACGCTCGGCCACGCTCGGCCCTCCTTACCTTCTTCACCAGCCGCCCGTCACGGAGGTAGCCAGCTCCCGTGTCTGGGGGGATCGGAGCGCTGTAATTTTTCTCCTTCTGTGGCTGACGTttgcctgtgtgtgtgagtttggaAACAACAACATGAGCAACAAGCGCCGTGctgcaaaaagggaaaaatcgtCAAATGGCAGCACAATTTGTAGTTGCGGATggcaaaatcttctcaaaaaaggGACATTTCAAGGAATTACAAATTCCTGAAAGGAGGCCCAACGCTGGTGCTACTAAGAAAGCGCAGCGTTGCCCTCCAGGGTGGTCCGGCCACAAACAGACAAGGCCTGAGATGGTGCCAAAAGTGCCTTTTCGGGGCCATTTCCTCGCAAGTCTAATTATTGCCACATTAGTCTTGAGCAAATAGTCAACACGCGCGGCTCGCTAATCTTGCAATCAACAAAACGGGTGGTACCACGGTCGTATTGTGGGTCCAAAGTCGTCCAACATCCGCGTGCTGGCCAGCTGCAGGTTCCAGTCGCACGTCTCCAGCAGCGTTCGACACTCGGACTTGCTCCGCAGacccaaacaaaacaactgcTCCACCTACCATCAAATCGAGCCTTGATGAGAACTCGAGGCGGAAAGCGGAGgtaggatgcttttttttattgcacgaTATAATaaaagtcccttttttttttttttgctcgctgCAATGACAAGAACTTTTTAAAACCGCTCGCAGTCCAAATACACGGCCATTTCGATTGAAAGCCAAACCTCGGGATGGCCTTTCCCTTTATCTTCTAAACTTTCTGCCGGTTATTATTAGGAAACATTTAAGTGCCCCCCAGAGTCCTGTACTATCCACACACAGCGTTCGTGAAGTGCGCTGTAAGTAAAGCCGAACAGGAGGAGGAATATTTACAGCCCGCTCATCGCGGCGGGAATGGCCTGCGTTTCCCTGAAGGATCAACAAAGCTCGGTCGCAGCCTGAGAGGAAGCCGCtcggaaaaaaaaggggaaactgCCGAGCTTGGACGACTTCCCCTTTGCAGTTACAGTAGATGCCGCTCGTAAAAATGTTTTACGGCCCGGAAAAGCGCAAGAGTTGACCTGGAATGCACCCAATTGGGTCGCTGCGGAGTGTTTAGCAGCCGAGGAGCGAAGTTGCCTGGCGGTCTCGTATCGTGCGTGCGGCCTACGCGTTGATGGGAGTTGGGGTGGCTGCGACGTACTACTTGGGCTCGTCACAAAATAACCGTTGCCCGGTCGACGGACCGACCGAAGCGGTAAAAATCCAAACATCTCGTCTTTTGATGGATGTCAGATATGGAGAAAGGAAATTCTCAGAACTTTGCGCGGCGACGggaaaattcacatttgttcTCGTCGTGATTTGGATTATTTTGGGATCAGAGGATTACAAACAAAGTAATTGTCATAAGCAAAGGAAAAATAATTCTTGCCTTGAGGTAATGCACAGCTTTGTGAACATTCCAGTTGTGGTCGCGGAGGGCAGCGCGGCACTCCTCCGTCGTCACGCCGTGAACGGCCGCCTGCACCTGACGGACGCGACAATGACAAATGTACAACTTGACACTTTTTACATGCAGCATTTTGCCTTTGTTCACAATGAGTTACGTCCTCTCTTGCTCCGAGACCGCTGCGgcaccgtcatttccggcctacgagctgCGACTTTTTggacacgctttcaaccctgcagtttatgcagtgattCCACGCTAGCATGAGCGGGCCACCACCGTTAGCGAGGCGCTAGCGCacttagtgcggcgctagcgttcaactttctgtgtaccgaggcttataaccaggccgggaattacgggagTATATATTCTAGTTGAGTCAGAAGCATTAGTTCTAAGTCATTTGGCCTCCTCCCTGtccaaactaaaaacaaaatgtcatggAGCATTGAAGAAAATCCCCATGGATGAAGGTATCCGGTTCACGCCGCTTCCTATTTGCCTTTCCTTCCTAACCGGTGTACCGTACACACAAATATTTGGAGTCGAGATTCCTCCAATCCTCAACAGCATTACCAATTTGACTCTGCCAGCCGAGTTCCCGAATCCGCCAGTGCCGGGACAGGAAGCGGCGCTCGCCGCCGCACAAGTAGCAGAGGGACGAAGCCACGTCTGCGGCGCGGGACCGCCGTTGTCGTCGGGGGACAAATTGGCCTTCGCCTCCCCCGGCGGGACGACCTCCTGCCCCTGCGAAGCGCTGAGCAACATGGGTCGAACCGTGGCAGTGTTGGCCTGCCGAAGGTGGCCGCCGGCGCTCTGGCTCTCGGCCTCCCTGAAGAAGCGGTCGTATGTGTCGAGGTAGGGCGGCCTCTCGGGCAGAAGGTAATAGTGCGTGTTGCTGACTTTTCGTCCGTCGCGGACTATGGGGAGGATGCAGGGGCCCTTGTTTGCAAACTCCTTGCCCGGCGCCTGGATCACTTTGGGTGCAGCGTATGTGGGATCAGCGGCAGAGCTGTGCGTCGTGGCCACGAATTGACCAGGAGAGCTGGAGAGGGAGGAGCCAAAGGTGTGCGCCGAGGGGCAGGTGGTAAGGGGGAGGGGCCGCGGGGACCCCGCCTCCGGGCCCTCGGGGCCGGGCCGCGACAAAGGCTCCCTCGGCGGGATCTGCGGGGGCCGGTGCCGCTCCGAGCCCCAAATGTCCTCCGTGACCTCGGGGGACAGCGCGAGGTCGGATGAGTGGTCGCCTCTTTTAGTTGGGCGAGGGGGGATGGGGACGCGAGGTGGGATCTGGGGTTGGAGGCCCGGCCACAGACGCGAGGCTGAACTCTGACCCGTCGCCACGTCGAGCCTCCTCATGCACTCTTGCTGCAGTTCCCGGAATATTTCCGCAGACTGGGAAAATGAGGTGGCGGGGCCCCGGTCGAGGTCGAGGTCGAGGTCGAGGGCCGGCGGCAAGCCCTCCTCCGCCTTGTGCGGGGACGGCAGCTCCTCCTCTGGAAAAGGGACTTCCTTCTGCTCCTCACCGCGCCGCATCTCCATGCCATTGATGGAACTCACCTGTGAGCGCCAAgaagatgtacagtatgtcatgaAAACTCATTTTTTATACTTTCGACGCATATTGCAGAGTGACTCCAGTAAACACCGCGTCGACAAATGCATAAAAGAGAGAGAGCATATTCATTGATTGATTTCTCGGGGGCACCTCAGCAGCGCTCAGGCAGCGGAGCGAGATTCCTCGGGCAGCCGAGCCGAGAAGGGCTGAGCTACTGACAATTGCCAAAAGGCCTTTGAATGTGCTGCCCCATTCACTTTTTTATGGGTTGCTGTCCAAACGGACCTGTCAAGGAATACGGCGACGGAACTGGCAAGTGTGGAAAAAGGGAATGGCTGACTGCTGGGATGGCGCTCTCGAGTCCATTATTTTCGACACCGCTCGCTAACAAAAGCGAACGTTCGCTGCTCGCAAAAAGTTCTGGCCGCTGGGCTTTCCAGTGAAACTTCTGCAGGtgaattaaatttgattttctcaAAAACCTTTTGCCAAAGGGGCTCAATATTTCAGTAATTGTTTGCGCAATTTGCCAATCTCGCATGACTCAAGCAAGACATCTCCAAGGACGTCCACCTCTCTGCCTTTCTCGGATTACAGTCCGTGCAATTTGAAACTCGGTGGCAAGCGCTGTTGATCAATCGTTAGTTGTCGTCTTGCTCTCAAAACGTGGACAGCATGGCAACGACGGCTGTTGATACGTGAGCAAATTCTGACTGACGTCCGTCGGCTGACGAGTCAAACGCCTGCTGATGCTAATTTTACGCGCGTCGGAAAGTTCCACAAAAAGCACCGAAACATTGAAAATGTGCAGTCAAACGTGGAGAACGTGAAAAATAAAGATTGTCTGTAAAGGTTACAGCCCATCTTAAGATCATCCTGAAATTCCACACGacataccaaaaatcatttttgggggaagtgtgtgtgtgtgtgtgtgtgtgggggggggggggggctgacatGACATTTTGCCACCGCACCTCCATGTCGTCTTCGTCTTGGGCGACATCGTCGTACGCCGGGGGTCGGGGTAAGGGTCGCGCATCCCAGTCCACGACGGGCGTGGGGTGAAGGGGGCAGGGCAACGACCTGGAGGGACTCTGACCCGGTGTCCGGTCCAAGAGATTCTCCGCTCCCAAAGCCAGGTTTGCCAGACGGAGGATCGGGATTTCGGCCCCAGGTGACGGGGACGGTGTGGGCGGGGCAAACTCCTCCCCGAAGTCGATGAGGGGCACTTCTCTCCGGGGGTGAGGGTTTGACTCCAAAGTCTTGTCACTCCCCTGTTTTGAAGAAGGGAGCCGGGCCGCGGGTCGAAGTTTGAGGCCTTTGACAGAGCTCGTCTTCCCAAGCGCTGCAGATGTCGAGTCGTCGTCCTGATGCACCGGATCGTAGCGAGGCTCTAAGGAGAAAGGTGAAAAGCTGCTCATTACTTTTGTAGGTCCACGGGAAGGGCAACCGGATGGCTGGCTTCAATGTTGGGAAGAGACAGAAGAAACGACCAGACGAgacgaagaagaggaaaaacataCATGAGGGAGGTGCACCTTGGAGAAGAGGAGCGAGAAGGGAACAGAGAGGGCTGAGAGAAAGCAGACTTACTCCGGATTGCCATCCTTGGTTGAGGAGGCCGACGGGGGGGCTCTTctggaaagaaaatacagtgcaaAGAAAGGACAGCGAGGGGACCGCAAAAGCTGCTCTCCAAGCAAGTCGCCCGGACGTGAATAGGAATAAACGGACACCGGAGAAGTAGTAGTAGCAGCGTTGAAAGACCCATTCCATCTTTTTGCTACATTTTTCCTTCTGACGGGCCACACGCACCCCGGCCGACTGCAGGGCACGTAcaagcattcacaatcacacctacggacaatttggaATCGGCATGCGGAAGGAAAGCCGGCTACCCGGGGAAAAGCCGGCACAACTACGACCACTTATCCTATAGGTTTAGATCATtagtgcaaaaaagaaaaattgttctCATTACAATTGTTGTGGTCAGTAAAACGGCATAATTGTTATCAGGAACTGTTGCCCGACTTCCTTTCATGAATTGAACAATGGGGAAAACAAACCCATTcaaaaaaaaggaacagaaaGGATCATTCAGAAACGTCGTCATGCGTACGACTATGACAAACTTGCATGACTCACTTTTGGCTCGCCCCTGTAGCCGAGTGGGCCGAGCCGCACCGAGGCCCAAACCGAGAACATCGGGAGGATCCATGGGATTCCCAAGATACAAGCTGAAATGGAAAGAGGGGGCGGGGCCTTAGCAACAAGCTTCCGTTGCAGGCGGCCGCTGCCATCTACTGGTAAAAGTGTCACAATGCGATTCTTATGCATCCATTTCTTGCTGTACAGCAAGCACACACAAGAGTGGCGTTCATCCACTTGctcagcaaaaaagaaaaatgcaatctTTACTCATCGATCCTGTCCGGGAAGCCCCAGCCGCGACGAGGGTTGGCATCTCCGTGACCCGTGTGGATGAAGCTGTTCTCGAGCGGTCGGCTGATGTCGTGAGCCGAAAGACCCGCCACCGAGGTCACCACGTGCCTGGGAAACGGGCCCACTTTCAGGGTACGCTTGTTTTGACCTCGCCACCAATAGTTCTCGGCTCTGAAGTAAATTGGAACCAAACAGAATAgacatttgtttgttcttcACAGTCCACAATTTCAAGGTTTCCTCTGTGCGATGACACAAGAACAACATTTGTTCATGACTAAGTGAAAGAAATACATTCGAATCGTACGATAATCGAGGGCACCGCCAGACTTGACCTcggaaaaaaaatttgctcCTCGCACGCAACGCCTACCTGCGCATCGAACGAGATACGATGACTGCCGAGGCTGGTTTGAAACTCTCCAATGTGGCGCCTACCGTGTTTAATTCCACGTATAGAGCAAGTGGAACAACCTGCACGTACGCCAGGCGGCCCTCACCTGCCCTCGACGATCGTGATGACGTCATCGGTCCGGATCAGGAGCTTATCTTGCTCATCGAAGTCCTGAAGGGCGCACGTGTCCGTCGGCATGCTCTGAAACACGCAAGTGCCACAGTCACTCGTCGCCCGTCGCCCAATGGGAGCGTCACGCTGTAAAACACGGGTGGCCAATCCGTGgctctccagaaaaaaaatttgatcgGGAAAATCCCGTCAATTCATTCAGAAGCGTCTCTAGATCAAATCTGTAATTtgtccaggttttttttttttttttttctccctttctttttaatatataaGTGTATGCTGGCATTATTGCGTGTTCACCATTTCATGTGTTGTTGCCTGGAGAAATGTTCTTGGCAGCGGGTTTACGCCGTCTTGTCAATATTTTAAGCGACTTCAGGAAATGCCCACTAGATGTCACTAAATGGATGCAATCAGAGTCATCAAGATCGCAATCGACGTGACTCCTCTCAAGCACGCTTGATTGTATTGATCCGGCGAAGAATGTGAGCCACGTTTCTGCCATTTTACCTCCAGCAAGAACTCCCGTAGGGCAAGAAAAGTCGGCCTGTCATCCCATTTGGCTTCCCAGCACTGCAACATGACATTGTAAATATCCTGCGGGCACTCCTCTGGCTTGGGGAGACGTTCACTTTCGTTATCAATCTTGTGCAGGATctggagggaaaacaaaaactctGTTGAGGAGATACGCAAATGCCCCGCGATACTTCGGTAGTGGGCGCTTTTGATACACACTTGATTCATGGATATGTGGAGAATATATATTGTCATGATACTATTCAGTAGTTCACCCAGCTCGCTTGTCTACCTGGCTCCCGTTGAGGCCCAACCACGGCTCCTGGCCGTGCGTGAACATCTCCCACAGGGTCACCCCGAACATCCACGTGTCCGTCGCGTGAGAGAAGGTTCTGGTCTTCAGACTCTCAGGGGCGCACCTGCAGAACCGACAACAGCGCGGGTAAACGTGGATTCGGGAAAAAAACTCACCTGAAGAAAGTTGAATAAAGATCGGTCCGACTGTCAAACGTCACAAGCTCAGACCGTTGTCGTGCACTCACCACGCAAACGGGACCTTCCGGTGTTCCTGCGTGACGTAATGCTCGCGATTGTTCGGCAGTGCCCTCATCAGGCCAAAGTCGCCAATCTTCACCGTGTGAGCGGATGCCAACAGGATGTTTCTGAAGAGCCAAGTCACATGTTAACCCCACAACTCTGACTTTTAACTCAgggaaaaaaggcaaatataAAGTGCGCCAGGGTTGGGGACTTGCTCAACGGTGCCTGTAACTGACAGCGTTAACGCCTGATCATGAGAACATAGCTATATATATGCTATCATGTACTGGACCAATATGAGCAAAATGATCATTTGTATGCGTAAATTAGTGTAGTGTAAAATGAGGCTGAATTTGGGCAAGACCGCTAAATATGCCGGCCAGAGAGCGACGCATTTAGTTACACAGGAATGGCCCGTAAAAGTCCGGGCGGAGAAAGTCCGCGCCCATAAACTAACCGAACACGTTAAAaaattttccaatttcatcATTGAATCTTTGCGGCGCCAACCTGGCGGCCAGATCCCGGTGGATGAAGCGCCTCTGCTCCAGATAGGCCATGCCGCAGGCCACCTGCACGGCCCACTGGCACAGAGCCACGATGGGCACGGGCGCCTGGGCACGCGCGCAGCGCAGCCGATCCAGCAGGGAGCCCAGCGGAGCCAGCTCCGTCACCTACgccgagagagcgagagagagagagcgagagagagagagagagagagaggggcgTGAATGGCCGGAGGGGGACAGGAAGGCCTGAAGCCACGACGTAGCTCGCCAAGTATTTGGCGCTGGGACGTAGCGCCGTGTTGAAAAGCCAGAAATGCACCCCCGAGTACACTTGCTCTCCTCCCTTCCTGCTTTTCTTCATCCTCCCATCACTCCCAC harbors:
- the LOC133511366 gene encoding activated CDC42 kinase 1-like isoform X1 gives rise to the protein MGETAEYQRLQDASESDYRCGSSEDEEKLCNNMQCEEGTEWLLELLVDVQLQQYFLRIRDDLNVTRLSHFDYVKNEDLEKIGMGRPGQRRLLEAVKRRKAMCKRKSWMSKVFSGKRPDGLDFPTQGQPTSSFRKVSPTRPPGLAEGVPAPQPVGEVPLHGQQQALTCLIAQKDLTLFEKLGDGSFGVVKRGEWLTPAGKPMNVAVKCLKTDALSQPDALEDFIREVNAMHSLDHQNLIRLYGVVLTHPMKMVTELAPLGSLLDRLRCARAQAPVPIVALCQWAVQVACGMAYLEQRRFIHRDLAARNILLASAHTVKIGDFGLMRALPNNREHYVTQEHRKVPFAWCAPESLKTRTFSHATDTWMFGVTLWEMFTHGQEPWLGLNGSQILHKIDNESERLPKPEECPQDIYNVMLQCWEAKWDDRPTFLALREFLLESMPTDTCALQDFDEQDKLLIRTDDVITIVEGRAENYWWRGQNKRTLKVGPFPRHVVTSVAGLSAHDISRPLENSFIHTGHGDANPRRGWGFPDRIDDLYLGNPMDPPDVLGLGLGAARPTRLQGRAKKEPPRRPPQPRMAIRKPRYDPVHQDDDSTSAALGKTSSVKGLKLRPAARLPSSKQGSDKTLESNPHPRREVPLIDFGEEFAPPTPSPSPGAEIPILRLANLALGAENLLDRTPGQSPSRSLPCPLHPTPVVDWDARPLPRPPAYDDVAQDEDDMEVSSINGMEMRRGEEQKEVPFPEEELPSPHKAEEGLPPALDLDLDLDRGPATSFSQSAEIFRELQQECMRRLDVATGQSSASRLWPGLQPQIPPRVPIPPRPTKRGDHSSDLALSPEVTEDIWGSERHRPPQIPPREPLSRPGPEGPEAGSPRPLPLTTCPSAHTFGSSLSSSPGQFVATTHSSAADPTYAAPKVIQAPGKEFANKGPCILPIVRDGRKVSNTHYYLLPERPPYLDTYDRFFREAESQSAGGHLRQANTATVRPMLLSASQGQEVVPPGEAKANLSPDDNGGPAPQTWLRPSATCAAASAASCPGTGGFGNSAGRVKLVQAAVHGVTTEECRAALRDHNWNVHKAVHYLKVEQLFCLGLRSKSECRTLLETCDWNLQLASTRMLDDFGPTIRPWQTSATEGEKLQRSDPPRHGSWLPP
- the LOC133511366 gene encoding activated CDC42 kinase 1-like isoform X3, with the protein product MRRFEKLRTAFPFLARFHVYRKLCNNMQCEEGTEWLLELLVDVQLQQYFLRIRDDLNVTRLSHFDYVKNEDLEKIGMGRPGQRRLLEAVKRRKAMCKRKSWMSKVFSGKRPDGLDFPTQGQPTSSFRKVSPTRPPGLAEGVPAPQPVGEVPLHGQQQALTCLIAQKDLTLFEKLGDGSFGVVKRGEWLTPAGKPMNVAVKCLKTDALSQPDALEDFIREVNAMHSLDHQNLIRLYGVVLTHPMKMVTELAPLGSLLDRLRCARAQAPVPIVALCQWAVQVACGMAYLEQRRFIHRDLAARNILLASAHTVKIGDFGLMRALPNNREHYVTQEHRKVPFAWCAPESLKTRTFSHATDTWMFGVTLWEMFTHGQEPWLGLNGSQILHKIDNESERLPKPEECPQDIYNVMLQCWEAKWDDRPTFLALREFLLESMPTDTCALQDFDEQDKLLIRTDDVITIVEGRAENYWWRGQNKRTLKVGPFPRHVVTSVAGLSAHDISRPLENSFIHTGHGDANPRRGWGFPDRIDDLYLGNPMDPPDVLGLGLGAARPTRLQGRAKKEPPRRPPQPRMAIRKPRYDPVHQDDDSTSAALGKTSSVKGLKLRPAARLPSSKQGSDKTLESNPHPRREVPLIDFGEEFAPPTPSPSPGAEIPILRLANLALGAENLLDRTPGQSPSRSLPCPLHPTPVVDWDARPLPRPPAYDDVAQDEDDMEVSSINGMEMRRGEEQKEVPFPEEELPSPHKAEEGLPPALDLDLDLDRGPATSFSQSAEIFRELQQECMRRLDVATGQSSASRLWPGLQPQIPPRVPIPPRPTKRGDHSSDLALSPEVTEDIWGSERHRPPQIPPREPLSRPGPEGPEAGSPRPLPLTTCPSAHTFGSSLSSSPGQFVATTHSSAADPTYAAPKVIQAPGKEFANKGPCILPIVRDGRKVSNTHYYLLPERPPYLDTYDRFFREAESQSAGGHLRQANTATVRPMLLSASQGQEVVPPGEAKANLSPDDNGGPAPQTWLRPSATCAAASAASCPGTGGFGNSAGRVKLVQAAVHGVTTEECRAALRDHNWNVHKAVHYLKVEQLFCLGLRSKSECRTLLETCDWNLQLASTRMLDDFGPTIRPWQTSATEGEKLQRSDPPRHGSWLPP
- the LOC133511366 gene encoding activated CDC42 kinase 1-like isoform X6, giving the protein MRSASPTLWRISSVRSTPCTRWITRTSFASTVTELAPLGSLLDRLRCARAQAPVPIVALCQWAVQVACGMAYLEQRRFIHRDLAARNILLASAHTVKIGDFGLMRALPNNREHYVTQEHRKVPFAWCAPESLKTRTFSHATDTWMFGVTLWEMFTHGQEPWLGLNGSQILHKIDNESERLPKPEECPQDIYNVMLQCWEAKWDDRPTFLALREFLLESMPTDTCALQDFDEQDKLLIRTDDVITIVEGRAENYWWRGQNKRTLKVGPFPRHVVTSVAGLSAHDISRPLENSFIHTGHGDANPRRGWGFPDRIDDLYLGNPMDPPDVLGLGLGAARPTRLQGRAKKEPPRRPPQPRMAIRKPRYDPVHQDDDSTSAALGKTSSVKGLKLRPAARLPSSKQGSDKTLESNPHPRREVPLIDFGEEFAPPTPSPSPGAEIPILRLANLALGAENLLDRTPGQSPSRSLPCPLHPTPVVDWDARPLPRPPAYDDVAQDEDDMEVSSINGMEMRRGEEQKEVPFPEEELPSPHKAEEGLPPALDLDLDLDRGPATSFSQSAEIFRELQQECMRRLDVATGQSSASRLWPGLQPQIPPRVPIPPRPTKRGDHSSDLALSPEVTEDIWGSERHRPPQIPPREPLSRPGPEGPEAGSPRPLPLTTCPSAHTFGSSLSSSPGQFVATTHSSAADPTYAAPKVIQAPGKEFANKGPCILPIVRDGRKVSNTHYYLLPERPPYLDTYDRFFREAESQSAGGHLRQANTATVRPMLLSASQGQEVVPPGEAKANLSPDDNGGPAPQTWLRPSATCAAASAASCPGTGGFGNSAGRVKLVQAAVHGVTTEECRAALRDHNWNVHKAVHYLKVEQLFCLGLRSKSECRTLLETCDWNLQLASTRMLDDFGPTIRPWQTSATEGEKLQRSDPPRHGSWLPP
- the LOC133511366 gene encoding activated CDC42 kinase 1-like isoform X5 — translated: MQCEEGTEWLLELLVDVQLQQYFLRIRDDLNVTRLSHFDYVKNEDLEKIGMGRPGQRRLLEAVKRRKAMCKRKSWMSKVFSGKRPDGLDFPTQGQPTSSFRKVSPTRPPGLAEGVPAPQPVGEVPLHGQQQALTCLIAQKDLTLFEKLGDGSFGVVKRGEWLTPAGKPMNVAVKCLKTDALSQPDALEDFIREVNAMHSLDHQNLIRLYGVVLTHPMKMVTELAPLGSLLDRLRCARAQAPVPIVALCQWAVQVACGMAYLEQRRFIHRDLAARNILLASAHTVKIGDFGLMRALPNNREHYVTQEHRKVPFAWCAPESLKTRTFSHATDTWMFGVTLWEMFTHGQEPWLGLNGSQILHKIDNESERLPKPEECPQDIYNVMLQCWEAKWDDRPTFLALREFLLESMPTDTCALQDFDEQDKLLIRTDDVITIVEGRAENYWWRGQNKRTLKVGPFPRHVVTSVAGLSAHDISRPLENSFIHTGHGDANPRRGWGFPDRIDDLYLGNPMDPPDVLGLGLGAARPTRLQGRAKKEPPRRPPQPRMAIRKPRYDPVHQDDDSTSAALGKTSSVKGLKLRPAARLPSSKQGSDKTLESNPHPRREVPLIDFGEEFAPPTPSPSPGAEIPILRLANLALGAENLLDRTPGQSPSRSLPCPLHPTPVVDWDARPLPRPPAYDDVAQDEDDMEVSSINGMEMRRGEEQKEVPFPEEELPSPHKAEEGLPPALDLDLDLDRGPATSFSQSAEIFRELQQECMRRLDVATGQSSASRLWPGLQPQIPPRVPIPPRPTKRGDHSSDLALSPEVTEDIWGSERHRPPQIPPREPLSRPGPEGPEAGSPRPLPLTTCPSAHTFGSSLSSSPGQFVATTHSSAADPTYAAPKVIQAPGKEFANKGPCILPIVRDGRKVSNTHYYLLPERPPYLDTYDRFFREAESQSAGGHLRQANTATVRPMLLSASQGQEVVPPGEAKANLSPDDNGGPAPQTWLRPSATCAAASAASCPGTGGFGNSAGRVKLVQAAVHGVTTEECRAALRDHNWNVHKAVHYLKVEQLFCLGLRSKSECRTLLETCDWNLQLASTRMLDDFGPTIRPWQTSATEGEKLQRSDPPRHGSWLPP